One Oncorhynchus keta strain PuntledgeMale-10-30-2019 chromosome 22, Oket_V2, whole genome shotgun sequence DNA window includes the following coding sequences:
- the LOC127910795 gene encoding uncharacterized protein LOC127910795 isoform X7, which produces MAVDEWYNNGPHDLVTVSRCIITLKHEVMAVDEWYNNGPQDLVTVSRCIITLKHEVMAVDEWYNNGPQDLVTVSLCIVMLKQEVMAVDEWYNNGPQDLLTVSRCIITLKQEVMAVVEWYNNGPQDLVTVSRCIITLKHEVMAVDEWYNNWPQDLVTVSRCIIRLKHEVMAVDEWYNNGPQDLLTVSRCIITLKHEVMAVDEWYNNGPQDLVTVSRCIITLKHEVMAVDEWYNNGPQDLVTVSLCIIMLKHEVMAVDELYNNGPHDLLTVSLCIITLKHEVMAVDEWYNNGPQDLVTVSRCIITLKHEVMAVDEWYNNGPQDLLTVSRCIQIAIDKMQLCLLSLAYACPYHNPPPPHHQHGPFCSQR; this is translated from the coding sequence atggcggtggatgaatggtacaacaatgggcctcatgatctcgtcacggtatctcggtgcattatcacgctgaaacatgaggtgatggcggtggatgaatggtacaacaatgggcctcaggatctcgtcacggtatctcggtgcattatcacgctgaaacatgaggtgatggcggtggatgaatggtacaacaatgggcctcaggatctcgtcacggtatctctgtgcattgtcatgctgaaacaggaggtgatggcggtggatgaatggtacaacaatgggcctcaggatctcctcacggtatctcggtgcattatcacgctgaaacaggaggtgatggcggtggttgaatggtacaacaatggtcctcaggatctcgtcacggtatctcggtgcattatcacgctgaaacatgaggtgatggcggtggatgaatggtacaacaattggcctcaggatctcgtcacggtatctcggtgcattatcaggctgaaacatgaggtgatggcggtggatgaatggtacaacaatgggcctcaggatctcctcacggtatctcggtgcattatcacgctgaaacatgaggtgatggcggtggatgaatggtacaacaatgggcctcaggatctcgtcacggtatctcggtgcattatcacgctgaaacatgaggtgatggcggtggatgaatggtacaacaatgggcctcaggatctcgtcacggtatctctgtgcattatcatgctgaaacatgaggtgatggcggtggatgaattgtacaacaatgggcctcatgatctcctcacggtatctctgtgcattatcacgctgaaacatgaggtgatggcggtggatgaatggtacaacaatgggcctcaggatctcgtcacggtatctcggtgcattatcacgctgaaacatgaggtgatggcggtggatgaatggtacaacaatgggcctcaggatctcctcacggtatctcggtgcattcaaattgccattgataaaatgcaattgtgtttgttgtctttagcttatgcctgcccataccataaccccccacccccccaccaccaACATGGGccattctgttcacaacgttga